The genomic window TCGTCACGAAGTTCACGCGGACGGTCGTGACGGAGCGGTCCTCGACGGTGTAGGCCGCCACGAGCTCGTCGACCGACAGCGGTCGGTCCTGCGCGGGGACCAGGCTCGTGATGCTGGGGGTGCTCATGTGACTCCTCGAGGGTTCCGGATCAGACGTTGTGGACGGGCGCCACCGGTGCGCGGAAGCCGAGGATCGCCTCGGTCATCCGCACGGCCGCGATCGACTCGGGCACGGCGTGCATCCGCACGATGCGGGCGCCGAGGAGGATGCACGCGGCAGCGGACACCAGGGAACCCTCGAGACGTTCCGACTTCGGCCGATCGAGGGACTCGCCGATGAAGTCCTTGTTCGAGACGGCGGCGAGCGTCGGCAGCCCGAGCGCGGCGATCTCGTCGAACCGTCGCGTGAGCTCGAGCGTCTGCACGGTGTTCTTGTTGAGGTCGTGCCCGGGGTCCACGATGAGCCGTGACTCGGGGATGCCGTGCGAGAGCGCGAGGTCGACGCGGGCTGCGAGGAAGGCGGCGACCTCACCGGCGACGTCGTCGTACTGGGGACGGGGATGCGGCTGCCTGGGCCTGGCGAGACTGTGCGTGATGACGAGGGTGGCCTCGCTCGCTGCGACGACGTCCGCGAGCGCCGGATCGTGGATCCCCGTGGTGTCGTTGATGACGGAGGCGCCCGCCGCGATGCAGGCCGCGGCCACCTCGGGGCGGAAGGTGTCGACGGAGATGACGACGTCGCTCCGTGCGGCGAGCGCCTCGACGACGGGGAGCACGCGGTCGATCTCCTCGGCGGTGGGGATCTCCGGCCCGGGGGCGAACTTGGCTCCGCCGATGTCGACCCAGTCGGCGCCCTGCTCTGCGGCGGTCACGGCGGCGTCGACGGCTCGGTCGAGTGAGAACGTCGCGCCCTGGTCGAAGAAGGAGTCCGGGGTGCGGTTGATGATCGCCATGACCGCGACCTGCTTCGAGAAGTCGAACGTCCGCGCTCCGATCCGGCGGATCGGTTGGCGGATCGGGGGGAGCGGGAAGCCGCCGGTCCGTTCGGGGTGTCGGTCTGACCGGGGCTCCGTGCTCGTCATGGGTCAATCATGACGCGTCCGGCGCGCGAGGATGCCGCGTGACGCGTCGTCCGCAGCCGATTGACAGCGGTGACCGGTGGGCGATGGGGTCATGGGTGTCGGTGGCTCGGCGTAGGCTGTCCCGGTGACGCTTCAGGGTTTGACTCACGCGCTTCGGCGCGCCGCAACGATCGACGATGCCCTCGCGTACGCGGGCAAGAGCGCGGACTTCTCCGTGATCGACGGGCTGCGTGCACCGCTCCTCGCGGCGCTCATGGACGAGCGCGGTCGGCAGGGTGCCGCCCAGGCGGCCCTCGTCGTCACCGCGACCGGCCGTGACTCCGAGCGGCTCCGCTCCGCGCTCAGCGACCTCATGCCCGAGGCCGAGATCGTCGAGTTCCCGGCCTGGGAGACCCTGCCGCACGAGCGCCTCAGCCCGAGCGCCGAGATCGTCGGCCGACGCCTGGAGGCGCTGCGGCGGCTCGGCGCCTGGACAGGGGAGCGGCCGTTCCTCCTCGTCGCGTCGGTGCGCGCCGCGCTGCAGCCCGTGGCCGACAACCTCACCGAGACCGCTCCGATCGAACTCGTCCAGGGCGGTCGCGGACACGACCTCGCCGCGATCGCGCTGCGACTCGTCGAACTCGCGTACACCCGGGTCGACATGGTGTCGCGGCGTGGTGAGTTCGCGTTGCGCGGTGGCATCCTCGACGTCTTCCCGCCGGTCGCCGACCACCCGTACCGGGTCGAGTTCTTCGGCGACGAGGTCGACGGCATCCGGGCGTTCTCGGTCGCCGACCAGCGATCGCTGCCCGAGCCGGTCGACGCGATCCGCCTGCCGCCGTCTCGGGAACTGCTCCTCAGCCCGGCCGTCCGGCAGCGCGCCGCGGAGATGCAGCACGAGTTCCCGAGCCTCACCGGCATCCTCGAGAAGATCGCGGAGGGCATCGCGGTGGAGGGCATGGAGTCCCTCTCCCCGGCCCTCGTCGACCGCCTCGTTCCGATCACCCACTACCTGCCGGATGGAGCGGCCGTCGCCGTCGTCTCGCCGGAGCGCGTCGTCACGCGGTCGATCAGCCTCGCCGAGACGAACCGCGAGTTCCTCGCCGCCGCATGGAGCGCCGCGACCGTCGGTGCGAACGCGCCGATCGACCTCGCCTCCGGCGACTTCATCTCGCTGGGCGCCCTGAAGGAGTCCGTCACCTTCAGCGCTCCCGGCCAGCCGGCGCCCGACCACCCGTGGTGGACGTTCAGCGGCTTCCGCGCCGGCCCCGACGTCGAGACGCTCCCGGAGCACCTCGAACTCGACGAGCTCCTCACCGTCACGGTCGACGGCGACACCGTGCCGAGCTTCCACGGCAACGTCGAGGGTGCCATCGAACACGTCGCCGACCGCATCCGCGAAGGGTGGACGGTCGTCGTCGCCGCCCGCGGGGTCGGGCTCGTCGAGCGCGCCGCGGACGTCCTCGCCGAGCACGAGATCGCCGCTCGCATGGTCGACGAGCTGCCGGCCGACCCGGAGCCCGGCGTCGCCTACCTGTTGCAGGCCGACGTCGAGGGCGGCTTCGAGCTCGAGACGTCGAAGCTCATGCTGCTCGGCGAGACCGAGTTCTACGGACGCACCGCCGGATACGACTCGCGCCTGGTCAAGAAGCTCGCCACCCGACGCAAGAACGTCGTCGACCCGATGCAGCTCCGGTCCGGCGACTTCGTCGTGCACCAGACCCACGGCATCGGCAAGTTCGTCGAGATGACCCAGCGCGAGGTCTCGAGCGGCGGACGCAACCCCGTGAAGAGCACCCGCGAGTACCTCGTCCTCGAGTACGCACCCTCCAAGCGCGGCTACCCGGGCGACAAGCTGCTCGTCCCCACGGACCAGCTCGACCTGCTCACCCGCTACGTGGGCGGCGAGGCTCCGCAGCTCAGCAAGATGGGCGGCAGCGACTGGTCGCAGGCGAAGAGCAAGGCGCGCAAGGCCGTCCGCGACATCGCCGTCGAGCTGGTCAAGCTCTACTCGGCGCGCATGGCGTCGAAGGGGCACGCCTTCGGCCCCGACACCCCGTGGCAGCGCGAGCTCGAGGAGGCGTTCCCGTTCGCGGAGACCCCCGACCAGCTGCAGACCATCGACGAGGTCAAGGCCGACATGGAGCGCGAGATCCCGATGGACCGCCTCCTCTCCGGCGACGTGGGGTTCGGGAAGACCGAGGTCGCCGTCCGTGCCGCGTTCAAGGCCGTCCAGGACGGCAAGCAGGTCGCGATGCTCGTGCCGACCACGCTGCTCGTCAAGCAGCACTTCGAGACCTTCCAGGAGCGGTTCGCCGGGTTCCCGGTACACCTGCGGCCGCTCAGCCGGTTCCAGTCCGACAAGGAGGCTCGGGAGGCGCTCGCCGGACTCGCCGACGGCACGGTCGACGTCATCATCGGGACGCATCGGCTCCTCACGGACAAGGTGCAGTTCAAGGACCTCGGTCTCGTGATCATCGACGAGGAGCAGCGGTTCGGTGTCGAGCACAAGGACGCCCTCAAGAAGTTGAAGACGAACGTCGACATCCTGGCCATGAGCGCGACCCCGATCCCGCGCACGCTCGAGATGGCGGTCACCGGCATCCGGGAGATGTCCACGCTCGCCACGCCACCGGAGGACCGCCACCCGATCCTGTCCTTCGTCGGTCCGTACAACGGCAAGCAGGTCGGTGCGGCGATCCGGCGCGAGCTCCTGCGCGAAGGCCAGATCTTCTTCGTGCACAACCGGGTCTCGTCCATCAGTCGGGTCGCGGCGGACCTCGCGGAGCTCGTCCCCGAGGCACGCATCGCCATCGCCCACGGACAGCTCGGCGAGGCCGCGCTCGAACAGGTCGTGGTCGACTTCTGGGAGCGTCGCTTCGACGTCCTCGTCTGCACGACGATCATCGAGACCGGCCTCGACATCTCGAACGCCAACACGATCATCATCGACCGCGCCGACAAGTACGGACTGAGCCAGCTGCACCAGCTGCGGGGTCGTGTCGGGCGAGGTCGTGAGCGCGCCTACGCCTACTTCCTCTACGACGAGCACAAGCCGCTCTCCGAGACCGCCCACGACCGGCTCTCGACCATCGCGGCCAACAACGAGCTCGGCAGCGGCATGCAGGTCGCCCTGAAGGACCTCGAGATCCGTGGCGCCGGCAACATGCTCGGCGGTGAGCAGGCCGGCCACATCGCGGGAGTGGGCTTCGACCTCTATCTCCGCATGATCGGCGAGGCCGTGTCCACCTTCCGAGGCGACGTCGCCGAGGGGCAGACCGAGCTCCGGCTCGAGCTACCCGTCGACGCACACATCCCCGAGGAGTACGTCGACAGTGAGCGGCTGCGGCTGGAGGCCTACCAGAAGCTGTCGGCCGCGTCCGGGCCGGCGGCCAAGGACGGTCAGATCGACCTCGTGATCGACGAACTCACCGACCGCTACGGCGAGCCGCCGGCACAGGTGAGCACACTCATCGCCGTCTCGAGGCTCCGCCAGCGTGCGCAGCGCTCGGGACTCAGCGACCTCATCGCCGTCGGACCGAACCTGCGGGTCACCCCTGCAGACCTCCCCGACTCCATCCAGACGCGGCTGCGACGCATGTATCCCGGCGCGAAGTACCTGGCCCAGACGAACACCGTCATCGTGCCGTTGCCGCGCGTCGGCGACGAACCGCTGGCCGACACCGACCTCATCGCCTGGGTGCAGCAGTTCCTGAACGCGATCTACCCGCTGCCGGAGGGCTCGACGTCGTCCTAGCGGGCAGCAGGAGATGGGCCCGCGGGACGACAGCGTCGGTACCCGCGGCCGATCCGACAGCCGTCGTCCATCCCTAGCGTGGAGGGATGAAGAAGTTCCTCCGCATCGTCCTCACCGGGGTCGTGGCGCTCGTCGCGCTCGTGCTCGCCGGGCTCCTCACGACCACCATCGTCAACACCGCCGCATCGGCTGCTGAAGCCACGCGCATCGAGGAGTACGGGCAGCGGGTCGAGGTCGACGGCAAACGCATGAACGTGTCGGTGACGGGAGACGGCGACCAGACGATCGTCCTGCTGCCCGGCTTCGGCACCGGTTCGCCCGTGCTCGACTTCTCGCCGCTCGTCGGCGAGCTCTCGTCGTCGTACCGGGTGGTCGTCGTCGAGCCCTTCGGCTACGGGCTCAGCGATCAGACCGACGTGCCGCGAACGACCGAGAACATCGTCTCTGAGATCCACGAGGCGGTCGCCGGGCTGGGCATCGACCGGTACGTGTTGATGGGGCACTCCATCGCGGGGATCTACGCGCTGGACTATGTCGAGCGGTTCCGCGACGAGGTGACGGCGTTCGTCGGCATCGACAGCAGCGTGCCCGACCAGCCGGGCATGGACGCCGCGCTGCCGGTCGACGCCCTGCGTGCGGCCAAGGCACTCGGCATCACCCGGGTCGTCACGGCGCTGTCGGGCGACCCGTACCCCGATCCGCCGTACGACCAGCACACGCGTGAGCAGCTCGGGATGATCTCGCTCCGCAACACCTCGAGTGCGACGTCCTCGGACGAGATGTCGCGCATCGGTGCGAACTTCCGTGCGGCGAAGGGGAAGACCTTCCCGACGGACCTCCCGGTGCTGCTCTTCGCCCAGCGGGACAACCCGACGGTGGAGGGGTGGCTGCCGCTCCATAAGGAGCAGGCCGCGAGCGTCGACCGAGGCGAGGTCGTGCCGCTCGACGCCGACCACTACCTGCACCACACGACGTCCCGCGAGATCGCCGCGGACGTCGACCGCTTCCTCGCGACTCCGGGCGTCGGGTAGCCGGTCGACGGGCCAGGCCGTCGGTCTGCGGACGGACGTATGCTGGTGCCCACGATCCCGTCGAGTCGGAGGAACCCATGGCGACCAGCATCCGGACGAAGCAGGAGCCGAAGGTGGTCGTGGCCGACGCCGTGGCCCGGCTCCGACAGACCTTCGACCGCGGCACCACGAAGCCCGTCGCTTGGCGGCTCCGCCAGCTCCGTGCGCTGAAGCAACTGCTCCTCGAACGGGGCGGCGAGCTCGAGCGGGCGCTGGCGACCGACCTGGGCAAGAGCGGTACCGAGGCGCAGATCACCGAGATCGGCCTCCTCGTCGGCGAGATCGACCACACGCTGAAGCACCTGAAGCGTTGGGTGCGGCCCCGACGCGTCGCGGTACCACTCACCCTCGCCCCGGCGTCGGCTTCGGTCGTGGCGGAACCGGTCGGCGTCGTCCTCGTCATCGGCCCGTGGAACTATCCGGTCCAGCTCTGCATCGGTCCCGTCATCGGGGCGCTCGCCGCGGGTGACGCCGTCCTGCTGAAGCCCAGCGAGCTCGCCCCCGCCACGAGCGCCGCACTCGCGCGCCTCCTCCCGGAGTACCTCGACGACCGTGCCGTCGCGGTCGTCGAGGGCGATGCGGAGGTCGCCACCGCCCTCCTCGCCGAGCGGTTCGACCACATCTTCTACACGGGTGGCGCCACCGTGGGCAAGGTCGTCGCCCGGGCCGCGGCGGAGCATCTGACCCCGATCACCCTGGAACTCGGCGGGAAGTCGCCGGTGTACGTCGACGACACCGTCGACCTCGCGGATGCGGCCCGCCGGATCATCTGGGGCAAGCTCATGAACGCCGGCCAGACCTGTGTCGCCCCCGACTACCTGCTCGCGACGCGGTCGGTCGCCGATCGGCTCGTCCCGTACCTGCGCGACGCGATCGCAGCCCTCTACGGCCCGGACCCCGCCGACAGTGCCGACTACGGCCGCATCATCTCCGACAGGCACTTCGACCGGGTCAGCGGTCTGCTCGACGGTCTCGAACCGGCCCTCGGCGGCGAGGTCGACGCCTCGGAGCGGTACATCGCCCCGACGGTCGTGAACGGCGTCGACACTTCGGCGTCGATCATGCAGGAGGAGATCTTCGGTCCGATCCTGCCGATCCTCCACGTGTCCGGGCTCGAACAGGCCATCGCGCACATCCGGGCGGGGGAGAAACCGCTCGCGCTCTACGTCTTCAGCGACGACCGCGCCACGCGGAAGCGGTTCACGCGCGACACCTCCTCCGGCGCGTTGGCGTTCGGCGTGCCGGCCGCCCACCTCCTCGTGCCGGGTCTGCCGTTCGGCGGTGTCGGGGCCAGCGGGATGGGCGCGTATCACGGTCGCCATTCCTTCGACACGTTCAGTCACGCGAAGGCGGTGTTCTCCAAGCCGCTGTCCCCGGACACGCTGTCGCTCGTCTACCCGCCCTTCACCGAAGCGCGCGACCGGATCGCGCGACTGATCTCGAAGACCGGCAGCACCGACGGCCGCCGCCCGTGGGGAGCCCGTCGGTGAGCAGCGAGCCCGTCGGCGAAACCTCCGCTGAGCGCCTCGTCGACGCCATGCGGCAGATCCGCGACCGCTGTGTGTGGACGCAGGGCATCGATCACGACATGCTCGTGCCGTACCTCATCGAGGAGAGCTACGAGCTCGTCGAAGCGGTCGAGGCCGGGACGCGCGACGAACTCGTCGAGGAACTCGGCGACGTGCTGTGGCAGGTCGTCTTCCATGCGGAGATCGCATCCCGTGACGCCGATGCACCGTTCGACTTCGACGACGTCGCCGAGGCCGTCACCCGCAAGATGGTCCACCGTCATCCGCACGTGTTCGGCGACGAAGCAGCGCCGACCCCGGATGACGTGGTGCGCGTCTGGAACGCCGCGAAGGCCGAGGAGAAGGCGAAGCGCAGCAGCGCGCTCGAGGGGATCCCGCAGGGGATGCCGTCGCTCGCCCTCGCCGACAAGGTGCTCGGCAGGGCCGTGCCGCTCGGAGTCGGACCGATGGCCGTCGCCGATGTCGTCGACGACGAGGACGCCCTGGGGGAGCAGCTCCTCGCCGTGGTCGCTGCAGCACGGGCGAACGGGCTCGACGCGGAACGGGCGCTCCGGGGTGCCGTCCGTCGGTTGAGCGCGCGGGTGCGGGACGCCGAGCGTCCGGTGGCGTCACCGACCGACGACTGAGCGAGGTTCGCCGGGCGCCTGCTCACGGTGCCCGTTCCCCGTCATGCCAGAATTGAGGCATGGCAGCTCCAGTGAACCCGCCGCGCGGCATGCGCGATTTCCTCCCCGCCGACAAGGCCCGCCGGGAGCACGCGCTGGGCACCATCCGTCGCGTCTTCACCGCGCATGGCTTCGACGAGATCGAGACGCCCGTGGTGGAGGAGTACGAGCGGCTGCACTCGGGGCTCGGCGGCGACAACGAGAAGATGGCGTTCAACATCCTCCGGCGGAAGCTCACCCCGGAGGCCATCGTGGCCGCAGCGGACAACCAGACCGAACTCACCGACCTCGGCCTGCGCTTCGACCTCACCGTGCCGCTCGCCCGGTTCTACGCGACGCACCGGGCCGAGCTCCCGCCGGTGTTCCGCTCGATCCAGATCGCGCCGGTCTGGCGCGGCGAACGGCCGCAGCAGGGCCGGTACCGCCAGTTCGTGCAGTGCGACATCGACATCATCGGAGAGTCGTCGAACCTCGCGGAGACCGAGCTCATCATCGCGACCCTCGGGGCCCTCGCCGAGCTCGGCATCACCGGCTGCAGCGTGCGGATCAACGACCGCCGACTCCTCATCGGGATGCTCGAATCGCTGGGCTTCCCCGCCGACGAGCACGCACAGGTGCTCATCACGATCGACAAGCTCGACAAGATCGGTCAGCAGGGCGTGGTCGCCGAACTGCGCGACCGTGGCGTCGACGCCACCGCCGTCGACGCACTCAAGGCCTTCTTCTCCCGTCCGCAGACGATGGAGTTCAACACCTTCGGCGAGCGGGCGATCCGCAAGGCGCTGCCGCTCGGTGCCGATGACGCCGTCGTCGCGGAGCTCGACGCGCTCGGGAAGGGCGTCGCCGCGGCGACCTCCCTCCAGGGTCAGCAGGCCGACCCCTTCGCGAACCCGCTGGTGTTCGACCCCTTCCTGGTGCGGGGCATGGGGTACTACACGGGCGCCATCTTCGAGATCGCGCACCCCGACCTCGGGTACTCGCTCGGCGGCGGTGGTCGCTACGACGGCATGATCGGGCGTTTCCTCGGCCAGGACGTGCCGGCGGTCGGATTCTCGATCGGCTTCGAGCGCATCGTCGACCTCATCGAGCTCCCCGCCGGAGCGGCCGCGGATGCCGTCGTGCTCGTGCACGACCGTGACGTGGCGCCGATGACGCTGGTCGCGTTGAAGGCCAAGCTCGTCGCCCAGGGGCGTCGCGTGCGCCTCGAAGCCCGTGTGAAGAACCTCAAGGCACTCCTCGACCGCGTGTCGGCAGCCGGTTTCGGCGCCTTCGCGTTCGTCTCGGCCGACTCGACGCTCGAGTCGCTCGAGTTCAAATCGCTCGACTGACGATTCCCGCACCCGCTTCCCGATCCTCGGCGCGCTTCCGAGCCGCTGCCCAGCTCGTCGGTGCAGGATGGAGCATTCGGCCGGATCGCCTCCCTCGAGCGATCCGACCGCTCTGCCCCCGATCGAAGAACTGGTTCCCCCGATGAGCGTCATGGCCCCTGCAGCGCGCCCGCAGCGCGCCCCGGAGTCGACCGGCCCCACGCGCCGCCGGGTGAGCCTCGTGCGGCGCCGGGCGACGACGCTCGCGCTGGCCGTCGGTGTCCCGCTCGCCCTGCTGACGGCCGCCCACGCCCTCGTCCCCGACATCCTCGGCCTCGGGCTCGTCTGGGACAACGCCCTGCCGTGGACGTGGGTCCTGCTGCCGGTGCTCTTCCTCGTCCTCCTCGTCGCCCGCACGCCGGGCGCCGTCATCGGTCTCCTCGCGCCGACGCTCGTCTGGGCCTTCCTGTTCGGCCCCGGCGTCGTCCCCATGGGCGACGGGCGCTCGGCGGTCCCGGCCGAGGCCTCCCTCACGGTCGCCAGCCAGAACCTCGGGCCGGAGGGCGATCCCGCGGTCATCGCGGGTTCCCTCCAGGCGAGTGGTGCGGATCTCATCGCGCTCCAGGAGATCGAGGACCACGACCGCGAACCACTCGCCGCGACGCTCGACGAGCAGTACCCGTACTCCGTGCTCACGGGGACGGTGGGTCTCTGGAGCCGCTATCCGATCGCCGACTCGGTCGGGCTGAAGCTCGGCCTCGACTGGTACCGGGCGATCAACGCCGTCGTCGACACCCCGTCCGGGGCCGTGAGCGTCTACGTGATCCACGCCGACTCCGCGCGTCCGGGTGCGCACGCCGAACGGGACGTGATGCTCGCGGAGTTGGCCGAAACCGTCGCGGCGAACACCCGTGATCGGATCGTCGTCATGGGCGACTTCAACGCCTCCGCCTCCGACCGGGCGCTCGCCGCACTCCAGAGCGAGGTGTCTGAGCCCAACCAGAGCGAGGGAGGCTTCGGACTCACCTGGCCGGCCGGGACACCGCTCATGCGACTCGACCACGTCTTCGTCCGCGGCATGACCGCGACCCACAACGCCGTCGGCGACGCCGAGGGCAGCGACCACCACGGCATCGTGTCGAGCTTCCGGCTCGACCGCTGACCGCGCGCCTCGGGCGACGATCCGCGGCTCTGCGCCCGTTCAGCCGATGTCACTAGACTGAGCGCGGGCGGCCGTCGTACCCGTCCCACGTCCCAATCCCCACAAGGAGAACATCAGTGGCACTCATCGAGGCAGTAGGCGCTCGCGAAATTCTCGACTCCCGAGGCAACCCGACCGTCGAGGTCGAGGTGCTCCTGGAAGACGGCACGGTCAGCCGTGCAGCAGTCCCGTCCGGCGCATCGACCGGTGCGTTCGAAGCGTACGAGCTGCGTGACGGCGATGCCGCACGTTACCTCGGCAAGGGTGTCGAGAAGGCGGTCGACGCCGTCCTCGACGAGATCGGCCCGGCACTCGAGGGCATCGAGGCGGACGACCAGCGCCTCGTCGACCACACCATGATCGAGCTCGACGGCACCGAGAACAAGAGCCGCCTGGGCGCGAACGCGATCCTCGGTGCGAGCCTCGCGGTCGCCCGTGCCGCTGCGGACTCCGCAGACCTGTCGCTCTACCGCTACGTCGGCGGCGCCAACGCCCACGTCCTCCCGGTCCCGATGATGAACATCATCAACGGTGGCTCGCACGCCGACACCGGCGTCGACATCCAGGAGTTCATGATCCTCCCGATCGGCGCTCCGAGCTTCCGTGAGGCGCTCCGCTGGGGGACCGAGACGTACCACACGCTCAAGGGCCTGCTG from Plantibacter flavus includes these protein-coding regions:
- a CDS encoding MazG family protein; amino-acid sequence: MSSEPVGETSAERLVDAMRQIRDRCVWTQGIDHDMLVPYLIEESYELVEAVEAGTRDELVEELGDVLWQVVFHAEIASRDADAPFDFDDVAEAVTRKMVHRHPHVFGDEAAPTPDDVVRVWNAAKAEEKAKRSSALEGIPQGMPSLALADKVLGRAVPLGVGPMAVADVVDDEDALGEQLLAVVAAARANGLDAERALRGAVRRLSARVRDAERPVASPTDD
- a CDS encoding endonuclease/exonuclease/phosphatase family protein codes for the protein MAPAARPQRAPESTGPTRRRVSLVRRRATTLALAVGVPLALLTAAHALVPDILGLGLVWDNALPWTWVLLPVLFLVLLVARTPGAVIGLLAPTLVWAFLFGPGVVPMGDGRSAVPAEASLTVASQNLGPEGDPAVIAGSLQASGADLIALQEIEDHDREPLAATLDEQYPYSVLTGTVGLWSRYPIADSVGLKLGLDWYRAINAVVDTPSGAVSVYVIHADSARPGAHAERDVMLAELAETVAANTRDRIVVMGDFNASASDRALAALQSEVSEPNQSEGGFGLTWPAGTPLMRLDHVFVRGMTATHNAVGDAEGSDHHGIVSSFRLDR
- a CDS encoding aldehyde dehydrogenase family protein; protein product: MATSIRTKQEPKVVVADAVARLRQTFDRGTTKPVAWRLRQLRALKQLLLERGGELERALATDLGKSGTEAQITEIGLLVGEIDHTLKHLKRWVRPRRVAVPLTLAPASASVVAEPVGVVLVIGPWNYPVQLCIGPVIGALAAGDAVLLKPSELAPATSAALARLLPEYLDDRAVAVVEGDAEVATALLAERFDHIFYTGGATVGKVVARAAAEHLTPITLELGGKSPVYVDDTVDLADAARRIIWGKLMNAGQTCVAPDYLLATRSVADRLVPYLRDAIAALYGPDPADSADYGRIISDRHFDRVSGLLDGLEPALGGEVDASERYIAPTVVNGVDTSASIMQEEIFGPILPILHVSGLEQAIAHIRAGEKPLALYVFSDDRATRKRFTRDTSSGALAFGVPAAHLLVPGLPFGGVGASGMGAYHGRHSFDTFSHAKAVFSKPLSPDTLSLVYPPFTEARDRIARLISKTGSTDGRRPWGARR
- the folP gene encoding dihydropteroate synthase, whose amino-acid sequence is MTSTEPRSDRHPERTGGFPLPPIRQPIRRIGARTFDFSKQVAVMAIINRTPDSFFDQGATFSLDRAVDAAVTAAEQGADWVDIGGAKFAPGPEIPTAEEIDRVLPVVEALAARSDVVISVDTFRPEVAAACIAAGASVINDTTGIHDPALADVVAASEATLVITHSLARPRQPHPRPQYDDVAGEVAAFLAARVDLALSHGIPESRLIVDPGHDLNKNTVQTLELTRRFDEIAALGLPTLAAVSNKDFIGESLDRPKSERLEGSLVSAAACILLGARIVRMHAVPESIAAVRMTEAILGFRAPVAPVHNV
- the hisS gene encoding histidine--tRNA ligase, translating into MAAPVNPPRGMRDFLPADKARREHALGTIRRVFTAHGFDEIETPVVEEYERLHSGLGGDNEKMAFNILRRKLTPEAIVAAADNQTELTDLGLRFDLTVPLARFYATHRAELPPVFRSIQIAPVWRGERPQQGRYRQFVQCDIDIIGESSNLAETELIIATLGALAELGITGCSVRINDRRLLIGMLESLGFPADEHAQVLITIDKLDKIGQQGVVAELRDRGVDATAVDALKAFFSRPQTMEFNTFGERAIRKALPLGADDAVVAELDALGKGVAAATSLQGQQADPFANPLVFDPFLVRGMGYYTGAIFEIAHPDLGYSLGGGGRYDGMIGRFLGQDVPAVGFSIGFERIVDLIELPAGAAADAVVLVHDRDVAPMTLVALKAKLVAQGRRVRLEARVKNLKALLDRVSAAGFGAFAFVSADSTLESLEFKSLD
- the mfd gene encoding transcription-repair coupling factor; translated protein: MTLQGLTHALRRAATIDDALAYAGKSADFSVIDGLRAPLLAALMDERGRQGAAQAALVVTATGRDSERLRSALSDLMPEAEIVEFPAWETLPHERLSPSAEIVGRRLEALRRLGAWTGERPFLLVASVRAALQPVADNLTETAPIELVQGGRGHDLAAIALRLVELAYTRVDMVSRRGEFALRGGILDVFPPVADHPYRVEFFGDEVDGIRAFSVADQRSLPEPVDAIRLPPSRELLLSPAVRQRAAEMQHEFPSLTGILEKIAEGIAVEGMESLSPALVDRLVPITHYLPDGAAVAVVSPERVVTRSISLAETNREFLAAAWSAATVGANAPIDLASGDFISLGALKESVTFSAPGQPAPDHPWWTFSGFRAGPDVETLPEHLELDELLTVTVDGDTVPSFHGNVEGAIEHVADRIREGWTVVVAARGVGLVERAADVLAEHEIAARMVDELPADPEPGVAYLLQADVEGGFELETSKLMLLGETEFYGRTAGYDSRLVKKLATRRKNVVDPMQLRSGDFVVHQTHGIGKFVEMTQREVSSGGRNPVKSTREYLVLEYAPSKRGYPGDKLLVPTDQLDLLTRYVGGEAPQLSKMGGSDWSQAKSKARKAVRDIAVELVKLYSARMASKGHAFGPDTPWQRELEEAFPFAETPDQLQTIDEVKADMEREIPMDRLLSGDVGFGKTEVAVRAAFKAVQDGKQVAMLVPTTLLVKQHFETFQERFAGFPVHLRPLSRFQSDKEAREALAGLADGTVDVIIGTHRLLTDKVQFKDLGLVIIDEEQRFGVEHKDALKKLKTNVDILAMSATPIPRTLEMAVTGIREMSTLATPPEDRHPILSFVGPYNGKQVGAAIRRELLREGQIFFVHNRVSSISRVAADLAELVPEARIAIAHGQLGEAALEQVVVDFWERRFDVLVCTTIIETGLDISNANTIIIDRADKYGLSQLHQLRGRVGRGRERAYAYFLYDEHKPLSETAHDRLSTIAANNELGSGMQVALKDLEIRGAGNMLGGEQAGHIAGVGFDLYLRMIGEAVSTFRGDVAEGQTELRLELPVDAHIPEEYVDSERLRLEAYQKLSAASGPAAKDGQIDLVIDELTDRYGEPPAQVSTLIAVSRLRQRAQRSGLSDLIAVGPNLRVTPADLPDSIQTRLRRMYPGAKYLAQTNTVIVPLPRVGDEPLADTDLIAWVQQFLNAIYPLPEGSTSS
- a CDS encoding alpha/beta fold hydrolase, with product MKKFLRIVLTGVVALVALVLAGLLTTTIVNTAASAAEATRIEEYGQRVEVDGKRMNVSVTGDGDQTIVLLPGFGTGSPVLDFSPLVGELSSSYRVVVVEPFGYGLSDQTDVPRTTENIVSEIHEAVAGLGIDRYVLMGHSIAGIYALDYVERFRDEVTAFVGIDSSVPDQPGMDAALPVDALRAAKALGITRVVTALSGDPYPDPPYDQHTREQLGMISLRNTSSATSSDEMSRIGANFRAAKGKTFPTDLPVLLFAQRDNPTVEGWLPLHKEQAASVDRGEVVPLDADHYLHHTTSREIAADVDRFLATPGVG